The DNA window GACCTCGCGTTTCCGCACCAGCAGTTCGTGCCGTTGGAAGGCAAGCGCCGCGATGCCGTCGATCCGCTCAAGGAGGAGGTACGGCGGCGTGGGCTGTGGGCCACGCACCTCGGTCGCGAGCTCGGCGGACAGGGTTACGGACAGCTGAAACTCGCACTACTCAACGAGATCCTGGGCCGTTCACAGTGGGCGCCGATCGTGTTCGGCTGTCAGGCCCCCGATACCGGCAACGCCGAGATCATCGCCCACTACGGCACCGACGAGCAGAAGCAGCGCTACCTGATGCCACTGCTCAACGGTGAACTCTTCTCCTGCTACTCGATGACCGAACCCCACGCCGGCGCCGATCCCACCCTGTTCACGACATCCGCGGTGCGCGACGGTGACGACTGGGTGATCAACGGTCAGAAATTCTTCTCCTCCAACGCCAGCACGGCGTCGTTCTTGATCGTCATGGTGGTGACGAACCCCGAAGTCAGTGCCTACCAGGGCATGTCGATGTTCCTGGTCCCGACCCACACCCCGGGCGTGAACATCGTCCGCAATATCGGGTTGTACGGCGAGCCCGAGGGGCAGGGCTCGCATGCGCTGATCCACTACGACAACGTCCGAGTGCCCGCCGAGGCACTGCTTGGTGGCGAGGGTCAGGCGTTCGTCATCGCCCAGACTCGTCTCGGCGGCGGACGAATCCACCACGCGATGCGCACCATCGGCATGTCGCAGCGGGCGCTGGACATGATGTGTGAACGCGCGCTGAGCCGCGAGACGCAGGGCAGCCGCCTGTCGGACAAGCAGTTCGTGCAGGGCTACATCGCCGACTCCTACGCGCAGTTGCTGCAGTTCCGGTTGATGGTGCTCTACACCGCATGGGAGATCGACAAGTACAACGACTACAAGAAGGTCCGCAAGGACATCGCCGCGGTCAAGGTCGCCATGCCGACCGTGCTGCACGACATCGCCTGGCGGGCAATGCAGGTACACGGTGCGCTCGGCGTCACCAACGAGATGCCGTTCCTCGGAATGGTCACCGGTGCCGCGGTGATGGGGCTTGCCGACGGGCCCACCGAGGTGCACAAGATGACGGTGGCCAAGCAGGTGCTGCGGGACTACCAACCCACCGAGGACATGTGGCCCACCGAATGGGAACCGCGCAAACGTGAAGCGGCGCGGGCGAAGTACGCGCGTTACCTCGAGAATGAGGTGGGCAATCTGTGACCGAAGAAGAGATCCATACCGCGCGGCTCGCTGATTGGATGGACGGCGCGGGTGTGGCTGGGAAGGGTGAACCGCTCGAGGCGAGCTTCCTCTCCGGCGGCACGCAGAACGTCATCTACAAGATCAGCCGCGGCGAGAACGTGTGCGTCCTTCGCATGCCCCCGGCAGGGGCCCCGCCCGACCGGGACAAGGGCATCCTGCGGGAGTGGCGGATCATCGAGGCTCTCGACGGCACCGACGTGCCACACACCGCAGCGATCGGCGTCTGCCCGGATGCTTCGGTTCTGGGCCGGCCCTTCTATCTGATGGGGTTCGTCGAAGGCTGGTCACCGATGGACCAGCACGGCAAGTGGCCGGAACCGTTTGACGGCGACGTGTCGGCACGTGCCGGGTTGTCGTATCAACTGGCCGAGGGCATCGCGCTGTTGTCGAAGGTCGACTGGAAAGCCAAGGGACTGGACGATCTTGGCCGCCCAGACGGGTTCCACGAACGCCAGGTCGACCGCTGGACCGCCTTTTTCGAACGGATCAGGGGTCGCGAGATCGACGGGCTCGACGTGGCGACCCAATGGCTGCGCAACCACCGCCCGTTCGACTTCATCCCCGGCCTGATGCACGGCGACTACCAGTTCGCCAACGTGATGTACCGCCACGGCGCTCCGGCGCAGATGGCCGCGATCGTCGACTGGGAGATGGGCACCGTCGGCGATCCGAAGCTGGATCTCGGCTGGATGGTGCAGAGTTGGCCGGAGGCGAGCGACGAAGCATCGGCGATGAGCTACGTCGACATGCGCGGGATGCCCTCCCGCGCCGACGTAGTCGAACACTATGCGAAGGTGTCCGGGCGTCAGGTCGACGACCTCGACTACTACCTGGTGCTGGCCAAGTGGAAACTCGCGATCGTGCTGGAGCAGGGTTTCCAGCGCGCCGGCGACAACGAGAAGCTATTGGCCTACGGGCCCGTCATCACGTCGCTGATGCGGTCGGCGGCCGATCTTGCCGAGAGCAGCGACTACCGGTGAGAGCGGCGGTATGCCCGGCGTACGGACCGCCGGATGTCGTCCGCATCGAAGAACAGCCGTCGCCGGAAGTCACAGCGGGACAGGTCCGTGTTCGCGTCGGCGCTGCCGCGGTGAACTTTCCCGACGTGCTGCTGATCGCCGACCGGTATCAGATCAGCGTTCCCGCGCCGTTCATACCCGGCAGTGAGTTCGCCGGCGTCATCGTCGAGATCAGCCAGGGAACAGAGGGTTTCGCGGTCGGGGACCGGGTCACCGGAACCGGTATGTACGGAGCGTTCGCCGAGGAGGTCACCGTCGCCGCGGCTGCGCTCGCCCCGATACCCAGGGGCATCGACGACCACACTACCGCGGCGTTCGGCGTCGCCTACCGCACGGCGTATCACACGCTGCGTTCGGTGGCGCGGGTCCAGTCAGGCGACGAGGTGATCGTGCTCGGCGCGGGCGGCGGTGTCGGCCTGGCGGCGGTTCAACTCGCGGAGCAACTGGGCGCGTCGGTCACCGCGGTGGCATCGTCGGACGAGAAGCTCGATGTGGCAGCCTCTTACGGCGCGCGGTATCTGGTCGATCGTCGTTCGGCCCCATTGCGCGATGCGCTGCGCGAAGCCTTACCGGACGGCGCCGACGTGGTAGTCGATCCGGTCGGCGGTGATCTATCCGAACCCGCACTGCGTTCATTGCGGCGGGGTGGACGTTTTGTCACGGTGGGGTTCGCCTCCGGCGACATCCCCCGCATCCCACTCAATCTGGTGCTGATGAAGGGCATTACGGTGCTCGGATTTCAGTTTCAGGATGTCCCGGCCGACGAGTTCACGCGCAACGAGGACGAACTACGCGGCCTGTTGGTGAGCGGCACGGTACGCCCACACGTCGGCGCGGTCTATCCGCTCGCTGAGACGGTGAAGGCGCTCGAGCACGTCGCCGACGGGCGCGCCATCGGAAAGATCCTGATCGACCTCACCTGATTTTTCGCCGAAATTGAATTCCAGCAGAGAAAGATCGAGTGACGGCCTGCTGGAATGCAATCTCGCGGAGGAAACCTAGCTCGCGGGCACCAGGTCGGCGGCGACGGACGCCATCATCCCGCAGCGAAATGTTTCGCTGGCGGTGACGGAGTTCGCTTCCGGATCGTTGGCTGCCGCCAGCGCGCGGGACTTGAAAGCCCTTGCCGCAGCGCTCAAGTGGTGCTGTGCGGAGTCGACGCTGCCATCCAGTTCGGCGGGCAGGCTCTCGCCCCACAACGTCACCTCGGTGGCACCCTGTTCGAGAGCGTTGCGCACATGCTGGAGCACACGGGAATCGCGATCGAAGAGATCGGCGGCGACGGCGACGGTCTGCGGGTGTGGCCTGTCCTCCCACTCTTCCAGCACCGACTGCAGATCGAGCGTCTGCGCGCCGAGGATGTGCAGCGGCCGCAGATCGTCGGAGTTGCCGACGAGAACGGTGACGTCCCATCCGGCCATCACCCGGTCATAGATCCAGCCGCCGGCGTAACGCACCGCGTCGAGCACGGTCGGGGCGACGACGTCGAGGCGGTACCTCACATCGAGTTCCGCGGCGACAAGTCTTGCCCCAACGACTCCGCGTACCCCTTGAACACCTCGACCAGCGGGATTGTGGGATCGAGTAGCCATAGGGTCTCCATTCCATTGATAAAGGCGAGTATCTCGACGGCCTTGTTGGCCGCGTCGACATCTGGGCGGTACCGGCCGTCGCTCTGGCCTCGTTTGATGAGATCGATGATGATGTTCACCGCTTCGCGGTAGCGATGGTGCAGTCGGTCGTGCAGCGGCGCATCGGGGGCAATGTTCTCGACCAGCAGCACCGTGAAAGTGCCGACCAATTCGGGTGCGCGGTCGAACCGCTCGGGTACGCGGCCGAGTTCGGTGACCAGATCGCCGGAGCGGTAGTCCGCGTGGATCTCGTCGTCGGCGTCGCGGGCGTCGAGAACAGCGTTGAGCAGCTGCTCCTTGGATTCGAAATGGTGCAGCAGCCCCGCCGGTGTCACGCCTGCTTCCTTGGCGATCTGCGCCAACGAGGTGTTTCGCCAGCCGTTGCGCGCCAACAGCCGCTCAGCCACAGCGAGTATCCGCTGCCTGCGATCCTCGCCCTTTGCGAGGAGGCTGTCATAGGGCCTGCGATGTGGGCCCCCGCCCGAAGGGCCGGGGACGCTCGCGCGAAGAGCCGAGGACTCTGGGGCTGACACCGGGACTCCTTCGTTGAACCAACCTAGTGAACACACAGTAGGTAGGTTTGGCCATTGTGACAAGGGTCTCAGCAATATTGATCGTGATTTCGGTGCGTAAACATTCGCTGGGCGAACTGTGGTGTCTCGGGACATCGCTGACACTTTTGTCTTGGGACATCGCTGACACTCATGGTGCCGGTTTGGGCTCGCGAGTGCGATAGGTACGGGTGTTTGGTTCGGCGGGTTGGTGGTAGCGGGCGGGGTCGGCGGTGAATGCGCGGACGAGTCGGTTGCCGCTGAAGATCGCGATGTGGTCACCGTCGCGGATGACGTCGCATTCGTGGCCGGCCCAGCGCAGGCCGACGTTGATCCTGTAGGGCGCAGCGCACACGTAGCCCGACTGCTCGCCGACGGTGTGGTGGCTGACGAACACGGGTGCGGGAAGTGGGCGGTCGGCTGGGCGGGCCTTGGCGGTGGCGTGAAACGCCTCGGCCGGGGTGGCTCCACGCAGCGCACGGTGGGGCCGTTGGTGGTTGTAGAAGCTGCGGAACTCCTCGAGCAGGTCGTTGAGTTCGGCGACGGTGGCCGCCGGGTCCCGCGCGGACAGCCACTTCTTCAGTGTCTGCCAGAACCGCTCGATCTTGCCGCAGGTCTGCGGATGAAACGGTGCCGAGTTGATCGTGCGCACACCAAGGGCGCGCAGGTTGATCTCGAACGCCGATTCATGCGCATGGAATCTACCGGTGTAGACGATTCCGTTGTCCGACAACGACATCGACGGTATCCCACACTCGTCGATACCAGCCATGATGACCGACCAGACGAGGTCACCGTCGGCGTCGCCGGCATCGGCGCGCAACCCCACGGCATAGCGGGAGTGGTCATCGAGGCTGCCCGCGATGGCCACCGCACTGCCACCGGCAAGCCACCATCCGGTCC is part of the Mycolicibacterium tusciae JS617 genome and encodes:
- a CDS encoding TetR family transcriptional regulator, with the translated sequence MSAPESSALRASVPGPSGGGPHRRPYDSLLAKGEDRRQRILAVAERLLARNGWRNTSLAQIAKEAGVTPAGLLHHFESKEQLLNAVLDARDADDEIHADYRSGDLVTELGRVPERFDRAPELVGTFTVLLVENIAPDAPLHDRLHHRYREAVNIIIDLIKRGQSDGRYRPDVDAANKAVEILAFINGMETLWLLDPTIPLVEVFKGYAESLGQDLSPRNSM
- a CDS encoding IS481 family transposase, with the translated sequence MAQKVTAMDIRMAAALAGQVDNVAEFCRREHISRQTFYKFRGRFRDGGIDGLQDRSRRPLTSPGQTCPEVEDLVVRRRKQLIEQGRDHGAQSIVWSLQRDGVQAVPSPSTVWQILTRRGLITPQPQKRPKSATKRFVFARPNECWQSDWTGWWLAGGSAVAIAGSLDDHSRYAVGLRADAGDADGDLVWSVIMAGIDECGIPSMSLSDNGIVYTGRFHAHESAFEINLRALGVRTINSAPFHPQTCGKIERFWQTLKKWLSARDPAATVAELNDLLEEFRSFYNHQRPHRALRGATPAEAFHATAKARPADRPLPAPVFVSHHTVGEQSGYVCAAPYRINVGLRWAGHECDVIRDGDHIAIFSGNRLVRAFTADPARYHQPAEPNTRTYRTREPKPAP
- a CDS encoding NADPH:quinone oxidoreductase family protein, which gives rise to MRAAVCPAYGPPDVVRIEEQPSPEVTAGQVRVRVGAAAVNFPDVLLIADRYQISVPAPFIPGSEFAGVIVEISQGTEGFAVGDRVTGTGMYGAFAEEVTVAAAALAPIPRGIDDHTTAAFGVAYRTAYHTLRSVARVQSGDEVIVLGAGGGVGLAAVQLAEQLGASVTAVASSDEKLDVAASYGARYLVDRRSAPLRDALREALPDGADVVVDPVGGDLSEPALRSLRRGGRFVTVGFASGDIPRIPLNLVLMKGITVLGFQFQDVPADEFTRNEDELRGLLVSGTVRPHVGAVYPLAETVKALEHVADGRAIGKILIDLT
- a CDS encoding acyl-CoA dehydrogenase family protein; amino-acid sequence: MAWDFETDPQYQKVLDWADEFVREEVEPLDLAFPHQQFVPLEGKRRDAVDPLKEEVRRRGLWATHLGRELGGQGYGQLKLALLNEILGRSQWAPIVFGCQAPDTGNAEIIAHYGTDEQKQRYLMPLLNGELFSCYSMTEPHAGADPTLFTTSAVRDGDDWVINGQKFFSSNASTASFLIVMVVTNPEVSAYQGMSMFLVPTHTPGVNIVRNIGLYGEPEGQGSHALIHYDNVRVPAEALLGGEGQAFVIAQTRLGGGRIHHAMRTIGMSQRALDMMCERALSRETQGSRLSDKQFVQGYIADSYAQLLQFRLMVLYTAWEIDKYNDYKKVRKDIAAVKVAMPTVLHDIAWRAMQVHGALGVTNEMPFLGMVTGAAVMGLADGPTEVHKMTVAKQVLRDYQPTEDMWPTEWEPRKREAARAKYARYLENEVGNL
- a CDS encoding phosphotransferase family protein produces the protein MTEEEIHTARLADWMDGAGVAGKGEPLEASFLSGGTQNVIYKISRGENVCVLRMPPAGAPPDRDKGILREWRIIEALDGTDVPHTAAIGVCPDASVLGRPFYLMGFVEGWSPMDQHGKWPEPFDGDVSARAGLSYQLAEGIALLSKVDWKAKGLDDLGRPDGFHERQVDRWTAFFERIRGREIDGLDVATQWLRNHRPFDFIPGLMHGDYQFANVMYRHGAPAQMAAIVDWEMGTVGDPKLDLGWMVQSWPEASDEASAMSYVDMRGMPSRADVVEHYAKVSGRQVDDLDYYLVLAKWKLAIVLEQGFQRAGDNEKLLAYGPVITSLMRSAADLAESSDYR